In one window of Brenneria goodwinii DNA:
- a CDS encoding TadE/TadG family type IV pilus assembly protein, with product MIILKRFLLTLQRDQRGAAALTYLLCFPLILLALLGSIDFIRYSMAQGKLQNALDTAVISAGRNLDTFTPFPTGSDEELKWRADAKSYFFSNMPQGFLGSSITEDNVVINYSVETDGSGNATGAQLVSMTATGTLPLLVTGMIKKTAFNLSATNGAVRRTRSDLEMVLALDNTGSMANENRIATLKTSAAQLVDTVLGAAQAQGGNSQSFIGIVPFADTVYIGREKVRWLSSDARSLPYIAADELWGGCVVEPYVNNTFKAESGLPGSLEPLMTVGTLSEANGLKTTAYLKKLDAPDAKDYRILPGSKPKISGNRSISAELEDESGNIIPKFAFNSEYLQWQYGFVRSNNCPQSREMLFLSNNVGELKNKINAMTVDGRTIIPLGLLWSWRMLDPSWRGADGWGNNDMPRDAAIGLNKVIVLLTDGNNGLDPITNKASTSVGVVIDGERDIPVDYTISYQYQFKKSKNSAWSTDSASHTFHIDKLNDDNTPYFTCGPICAYANSSDFNSLRVGGETELSNSSTEIKPYGKLFQSGSDWQVGNTTLNNLTAQLCNNIRAGGITIYTVVLGSGTNASTQTLMQNCSSGTGSHYFNATNVNNLPAAFAAIAASLTELRLTE from the coding sequence ATGATCATACTAAAGCGGTTTTTGCTTACCCTGCAACGGGATCAGCGCGGGGCGGCCGCCTTGACCTATCTGCTCTGTTTCCCGCTGATATTACTAGCGTTGCTGGGTTCTATCGACTTTATCCGCTATAGCATGGCGCAGGGTAAATTGCAGAACGCGTTGGATACGGCGGTGATTTCCGCCGGGCGTAATCTGGACACTTTTACGCCGTTTCCCACCGGTTCTGATGAAGAACTTAAGTGGCGCGCCGACGCCAAAAGTTACTTCTTTAGCAATATGCCGCAGGGCTTTCTCGGTAGTTCCATTACGGAAGATAATGTGGTCATCAACTACAGTGTGGAAACTGATGGATCAGGTAACGCCACTGGAGCACAACTTGTTTCGATGACCGCTACCGGCACCCTGCCTCTGCTGGTGACGGGGATGATTAAGAAAACCGCGTTTAACCTATCGGCGACCAATGGGGCGGTACGCCGTACCCGCAGCGATCTGGAGATGGTGCTGGCATTGGATAATACCGGGTCAATGGCGAATGAGAATCGTATCGCCACGCTGAAAACCTCCGCGGCGCAACTGGTGGATACCGTATTGGGCGCGGCGCAAGCTCAGGGGGGCAACAGCCAATCCTTTATTGGCATCGTTCCATTTGCCGACACCGTATATATCGGTCGGGAAAAAGTTCGTTGGTTGTCGTCTGATGCTCGGTCTCTTCCTTATATTGCCGCCGACGAGCTCTGGGGCGGTTGTGTGGTAGAACCTTATGTTAATAATACTTTTAAAGCCGAGTCAGGATTGCCGGGCAGTTTGGAGCCGTTGATGACCGTTGGGACATTAAGTGAGGCCAATGGGTTAAAGACAACCGCTTATCTAAAAAAGCTTGATGCGCCTGATGCCAAAGACTATCGAATTTTGCCAGGTTCAAAGCCAAAGATTAGCGGCAATCGCAGTATCAGCGCGGAGCTTGAAGATGAATCTGGCAATATTATCCCTAAGTTCGCCTTTAATTCGGAGTATCTACAATGGCAGTATGGTTTCGTCAGAAGTAATAACTGTCCGCAGAGCCGGGAGATGCTGTTCCTGTCTAATAACGTTGGCGAGTTAAAGAATAAAATCAATGCAATGACAGTGGATGGACGCACAATTATCCCGCTGGGATTATTGTGGTCGTGGCGCATGCTGGACCCCAGCTGGCGCGGCGCTGATGGCTGGGGAAATAACGACATGCCGCGCGATGCCGCGATTGGTCTCAATAAAGTGATTGTTCTGCTGACCGACGGCAATAACGGCCTCGATCCGATAACCAATAAAGCCAGTACCAGCGTCGGTGTGGTGATTGACGGCGAAAGGGATATACCGGTGGATTACACCATCAGCTATCAATACCAGTTTAAAAAATCGAAAAATAGCGCGTGGTCGACAGACTCTGCCAGTCACACCTTTCATATTGACAAACTGAATGACGATAATACCCCTTACTTTACCTGCGGGCCCATTTGTGCGTACGCCAACAGCTCTGACTTCAACTCACTTCGCGTCGGCGGCGAAACCGAGTTGAGCAACAGCAGTACGGAAATAAAACCCTATGGCAAACTGTTTCAGTCTGGGAGCGATTGGCAGGTAGGTAACACCACCCTGAATAATCTAACCGCTCAACTCTGCAACAATATCAGAGCCGGGGGGATTACCATCTACACGGTGGTGCTGGGCAGCGGCACCAATGCTAGCACGCAAACACTGATGCAGAATTGTTCCAGCGGTACTGGCAGCCATTATTTTAACGCCACTAATGTGAACAATTTGCCGGCGGCGTTTGCCGCCATCGCCGCGTCCCTCACCGAACTGCGGCTTACTGAATAA
- a CDS encoding HlyD family type I secretion periplasmic adaptor subunit, which translates to MRLVEYAKRVRRYFVGRDEDNLHTMPEVSRAIVEDSPRIIRITLWSIGAFFLFFILWAGFANIDEVTRGNGKAIPSSRLQKVQNLEGGIITELFIREGQIVQAGDPLLRLDDTRFASNVGETEADRLALTLRIERLNAEINDRDLTLSANIAARSPEVAKGEQELYNSRRQQFHNEISGLEEQLIQRRQELRDFSAKQIQFRNSLNLLQQEIRMSEPLIAEGAISKVEVLRLRRAEVETKGQLDSVTLSIPRAESAIKEIENKIQETSGRYKSEALAQLNEAQTNLNKLAATGKALEDRVNRTLVVSPVRGIVQQILVNTIGGVIQPGSDLVEIVPLDDKLLVEARIRPQDIAFLHPGQEAIIKLTAYDYTIYGGLKGHLEQISPDTVTDKDGNSFYIIRLRTDKNYLGSAEKPLLIIPGMVATVDIITGKKTILSYLLKPILRARAEALRER; encoded by the coding sequence ATGCGTCTCGTTGAGTATGCTAAACGCGTTAGGCGTTATTTTGTCGGACGCGATGAAGACAATCTTCATACCATGCCTGAAGTCAGCCGCGCCATAGTGGAAGACTCCCCCAGAATCATTCGCATCACGCTGTGGAGCATCGGCGCCTTTTTCCTGTTTTTTATTTTATGGGCAGGATTTGCGAACATTGACGAAGTCACCCGAGGTAACGGCAAAGCGATACCCTCATCCCGGTTACAAAAGGTCCAGAACCTTGAAGGCGGTATCATTACCGAACTGTTTATACGTGAAGGTCAGATCGTTCAGGCCGGCGATCCTTTGCTACGGCTTGACGATACCCGTTTTGCATCCAACGTAGGGGAAACGGAAGCCGACCGTCTGGCGCTAACCCTGAGGATTGAACGCCTGAATGCCGAAATTAACGATCGGGATTTAACCTTGTCCGCAAACATTGCCGCCCGCTCGCCGGAAGTGGCCAAGGGTGAGCAAGAGTTATATAACAGCCGGCGTCAACAATTTCACAATGAGATATCCGGGCTGGAAGAACAGCTGATACAGCGCCGGCAGGAACTGCGGGATTTCTCGGCCAAACAGATCCAGTTCCGCAACAGCCTCAATTTGCTGCAACAAGAAATCAGGATGTCGGAACCACTTATCGCCGAGGGCGCGATTTCCAAAGTGGAGGTGCTGCGCCTGCGCCGTGCGGAAGTAGAGACCAAAGGTCAGCTTGACTCCGTTACGCTGTCGATCCCCCGCGCCGAATCGGCCATCAAAGAGATCGAAAACAAGATCCAGGAAACCAGCGGACGTTATAAAAGCGAGGCATTAGCGCAGTTGAACGAGGCCCAGACCAACCTGAACAAACTTGCCGCCACCGGCAAGGCGTTGGAAGACCGGGTTAATCGTACGCTGGTGGTTTCACCGGTACGCGGTATCGTGCAACAAATTCTGGTGAATACCATTGGCGGCGTTATTCAGCCAGGCAGCGATTTAGTGGAGATCGTTCCGCTGGATGACAAGCTGCTGGTCGAGGCCAGGATCCGTCCGCAGGACATCGCGTTTCTGCATCCCGGTCAGGAAGCCATTATTAAACTCACCGCATACGATTACACCATCTATGGCGGGTTAAAAGGTCATCTGGAGCAAATTAGTCCGGATACGGTAACCGATAAAGATGGCAACAGTTTTTATATCATCCGCTTACGTACCGATAAAAACTATCTGGGCAGCGCAGAGAAACCCCTGCTGATTATTCCGGGCATGGTGGCAACGGTCGACATCATCACCGGCAAGAAAACCATCCTCAGCTACCTGCTAAAACCGATCCTGCGCGCCAGAGCGGAAGCACTGCGGGAGAGATAA
- a CDS encoding type I secretion system permease/ATPase encodes MKLHSVHDTNNPDESVVQEHSDPRSRHDDPLLDSLLILCSLQGKSVSRSTLTAGLPLAAQRLSVKLLPRAAARAGLQGRVLKRPLDKIAAMSLPAMLLLREGRAAILLGWNADGDARIMPSETEGGEITVDRHTLQQNYLGLVMFAQPRHQFDIQSDSLIPRTKSWFKDTLKLSRFLYMDAVLASLLVNIIALATPLFIMNVYDRVVPNQATATLWVLATGITGAFIFDLILKTLRGICLDIAGKKTDLIISATLFERITGMSMKARPARVGNFAQNIHEFQSLRDFLSSLTLTTLIDFPFTLLLLLVIGIIGGPLVWVSILAYPVALLASWALQKPLTAAIEKTMHLASERQATLIETLSSLDAIKVNNAESERQYLWEQTIGSLSRLEMRAKTLSSLAVNLTQWIQQFAGVAMIVVGVYMLIDGKLSMGGLIACYMLNGRALIPLGQLSGLVTRYQQARLTMATTEQMMQLPQERNDNEHPLKRESIRGGIEFRDVTFHYPEQKNSSLQGINISIAAGEKVGIIGRSGSGKSSLQKLIVNLYQADSGNILIDGVDVRQLDVGDLRHNIGYVPQDIQLFSGSLRDNLIIGARYVEDESMLQAAEIAGVNEFARLHPDGYNLQVGERGQQLSGGQRQAVAVARALLLDPPILIFDEPTSSMDNSSEDRLKKALVPVIANKTLLLVTHRASMLALVDRLIIVDKGRIIADGPKAIVMDALKKGQINASR; translated from the coding sequence ATGAAGTTGCATTCTGTTCACGATACTAATAATCCTGACGAATCGGTTGTCCAGGAACATAGCGACCCTCGCAGCCGTCACGACGATCCGCTGCTGGATAGCTTACTGATTCTTTGTTCTTTGCAGGGGAAATCGGTCAGCAGGTCAACGCTGACTGCCGGATTGCCGCTCGCCGCTCAACGGCTGTCGGTGAAATTACTCCCCAGAGCGGCGGCGCGCGCAGGCTTGCAAGGCAGAGTGCTTAAGCGGCCACTGGACAAAATTGCTGCGATGTCGCTCCCGGCGATGTTGTTATTGCGCGAGGGAAGAGCCGCAATTTTACTGGGCTGGAATGCCGATGGCGATGCCCGCATCATGCCCAGCGAAACGGAAGGCGGAGAAATTACCGTCGATCGTCATACGCTACAACAGAACTACCTGGGGCTGGTGATGTTTGCCCAACCCCGCCACCAGTTTGATATTCAGTCCGACTCCCTCATTCCCCGCACTAAATCCTGGTTCAAAGATACGCTTAAATTATCGCGTTTTCTTTACATGGATGCCGTTCTCGCCAGCTTGCTGGTTAATATCATCGCCCTGGCAACCCCGCTGTTTATCATGAATGTCTACGACCGGGTGGTGCCCAATCAGGCAACGGCAACCCTATGGGTACTGGCGACGGGTATTACCGGGGCGTTTATCTTTGATTTGATACTGAAGACGCTGCGCGGTATTTGTCTTGATATTGCAGGCAAAAAAACCGATCTGATTATTTCAGCCACGTTGTTTGAACGTATCACCGGTATGTCGATGAAAGCCCGCCCGGCGCGGGTAGGTAACTTTGCCCAGAATATCCATGAGTTTCAATCGCTCAGGGATTTTCTTTCTTCATTAACGCTGACCACCCTTATTGATTTCCCTTTCACTCTGTTGCTGCTATTGGTTATCGGGATTATCGGCGGGCCATTGGTCTGGGTTTCCATACTCGCCTATCCTGTTGCTTTGCTTGCCAGTTGGGCGTTACAAAAACCGCTAACGGCGGCGATTGAAAAAACGATGCACCTGGCCAGCGAGCGGCAAGCAACGTTGATCGAAACACTAAGTAGCCTGGACGCAATAAAAGTCAACAACGCAGAGAGCGAACGGCAATACCTGTGGGAGCAAACCATTGGCAGCCTCAGCCGGTTGGAAATGCGGGCCAAAACTTTGTCATCGCTGGCGGTCAATCTGACCCAATGGATCCAGCAATTTGCCGGTGTCGCCATGATTGTGGTCGGCGTATATATGCTGATTGACGGCAAACTCAGTATGGGGGGATTAATCGCCTGCTATATGCTTAACGGCCGGGCGCTCATCCCACTGGGACAACTGTCAGGATTGGTTACTCGTTATCAGCAGGCCCGTCTGACAATGGCCACGACCGAGCAAATGATGCAGCTTCCTCAGGAGCGCAATGATAATGAACACCCGTTAAAGCGGGAAAGTATTCGTGGCGGCATCGAGTTTCGCGATGTGACGTTTCATTACCCCGAGCAGAAAAATAGCTCGCTGCAGGGAATAAATATTTCCATCGCCGCCGGTGAAAAAGTCGGCATTATCGGACGAAGCGGATCGGGCAAGAGCTCGCTGCAGAAGCTGATCGTTAATCTCTACCAGGCCGATTCAGGCAATATCCTTATTGATGGCGTAGACGTGCGCCAGTTGGATGTCGGCGATCTGCGGCATAACATCGGCTATGTGCCACAGGATATTCAACTTTTCAGCGGATCGCTGCGCGATAACCTGATTATCGGCGCACGTTACGTTGAAGATGAAAGCATGCTGCAAGCGGCCGAAATTGCGGGCGTTAATGAATTCGCCCGTCTGCATCCTGATGGTTATAACCTTCAGGTTGGTGAACGCGGTCAGCAATTATCCGGAGGTCAACGTCAGGCGGTCGCTGTCGCCAGGGCTTTACTGCTTGATCCGCCGATTCTGATTTTTGATGAGCCAACCAGCTCCATGGATAACTCCAGTGAAGATCGGCTGAAAAAGGCGCTCGTTCCGGTGATCGCCAACAAAACGCTGTTGCTGGTGACGCATCGGGCATCGATGCTGGCGTTAGTCGATCGGTTAATTATTGTTGATAAAGGGCGAATTATTGCCGATGGTCCGAAAGCCATCGTGATGGATGCCTTAAAAAAGGGACAGATCAATGCGTCTCGTTGA
- a CDS encoding TolC family outer membrane protein — protein MPYNKYRLSTFLFVTVFSHYAHADTIQDAIKHSLNTHPEVSASINSRFSAEHDLSAAKGGYLPSITLNAGTGREQTDSATTRASGDHRVELNRSESGISVNQMVFDGFATPSEVGRQRATVNSRAYKVLTASESTALNAVQVYLDVLQRQEFVRLAEVNLASHERIYDQIKLRSEQGVGRLADMEQAEARLAQARNNVLTEKTNLDDARTNYYSVIGKEPENLTIPGASTITLPASLEEARRIMLANNPSLKSAESDIEATEKQYEAAKSSFYPRVDIELARNMDNNIDGVRGHNNEWQAMLRMRYNLYEGGSSKNSVESKAYQIKEAQDVRNNALRLLNEELRLAWSALNNARQQLPIAAEYADRSMRVRTAYQKQFSLGERTLLDLLDSENELFTAQRRLVEVRFIALFTEYRIKSRMGDLLNSLSIPAPAAGNSLTNVATHAELPELN, from the coding sequence ATGCCTTATAATAAATATAGATTATCTACTTTTCTTTTCGTTACGGTTTTTAGTCATTACGCCCATGCTGATACTATTCAGGATGCAATTAAACATTCGCTCAACACCCACCCTGAAGTCAGCGCCTCAATTAATAGTCGTTTCTCTGCAGAACATGACTTAAGCGCCGCCAAAGGGGGCTATCTCCCTTCTATAACGTTAAACGCCGGGACGGGTCGCGAACAAACGGACAGCGCCACCACTCGCGCCAGCGGAGATCACCGCGTCGAGCTGAATCGCAGTGAATCCGGCATCAGCGTAAACCAGATGGTTTTTGACGGTTTTGCCACCCCTAGCGAGGTCGGACGGCAACGCGCTACGGTCAATTCCCGCGCTTATAAAGTATTAACCGCCAGCGAAAGCACCGCATTGAATGCCGTGCAGGTTTATCTTGATGTGCTGCAGCGCCAGGAGTTTGTACGTCTTGCGGAAGTTAATCTCGCCAGCCATGAACGTATTTACGATCAGATAAAACTGCGCAGCGAACAAGGCGTCGGTCGCCTTGCCGATATGGAACAGGCGGAAGCCCGTTTGGCTCAGGCGCGCAATAATGTATTGACAGAAAAAACCAATCTTGATGATGCCCGCACCAATTACTACAGCGTAATCGGTAAGGAACCGGAGAACCTGACTATTCCCGGCGCGTCCACTATTACTCTGCCAGCTTCGCTGGAAGAAGCGCGGCGCATCATGCTGGCTAATAACCCGTCGTTGAAATCCGCCGAATCCGACATTGAAGCAACTGAAAAGCAATACGAAGCGGCAAAATCCTCCTTTTATCCGCGGGTAGATATTGAGCTGGCACGCAATATGGATAACAACATTGATGGTGTTCGCGGTCACAACAACGAATGGCAGGCAATGCTAAGAATGCGTTATAACCTGTACGAAGGCGGCAGCAGCAAAAACAGTGTGGAATCGAAGGCTTATCAAATCAAAGAAGCGCAGGACGTAAGAAATAATGCCCTGCGTCTGCTTAATGAAGAGCTTCGTCTGGCCTGGTCTGCGTTAAATAACGCTCGTCAGCAACTTCCTATTGCCGCAGAGTATGCCGATCGCAGCATGCGAGTGCGTACCGCTTACCAGAAACAGTTCAGCCTGGGCGAAAGAACGCTACTGGATTTGCTGGACAGTGAAAATGAGTTATTTACCGCGCAGCGCCGTCTGGTGGAAGTCCGATTTATCGCGCTATTTACCGAATATCGGATAAAATCACGCATGGGGGATTTACTGAATAGTTTATCAATTCCAGCACCGGCGGCAGGCAATAGCCTGACTAACGTGGCAACTCACGCAGAGTTACCTGAATTGAATTAA